The Terriglobia bacterium nucleotide sequence GGGCACGACGCCATTACCAGCCAGATCATCCGCTCGCTCTTCCAGTACGGCGTGGAGCCGCATCGCGTGATCAAGTTGTCGGGCATCGGATGCTCGTCGAAAACCCCCGCTTACTTCCTGGACCGCGCCCACGGGTTCAACGCGGTGCACGGGCGCATGCCGGCCGTGGGAACCGGCGCCATCCTCGCCAACCGCACGCTGATCGCCATCGGAGTCAGCGGCGATGGCGATACCGCATCGATCGGGACCGGCCAGTTCGTGCACCTGCTGCGCCGCAACATCCCGATGGTGTACATCATGGAGAACAACGGGGTGTACGGGCTCACCAAGGGCCAATTCTCCGCGACCGCCGATCCCGGCTCGACCCTCAAGACCGGCGTGGTCAACGATCTTCCGGTCATCGACTGCTGCGCGCTGGCAGTCGAGCTCGGCTGCGGCTACGTTGCCCGCTCGTTCGCCGGCGATCCCAAACAGCTCGTCGCCTTGCTGGAAGGGGCCCTCGGCCATCGTGGCACAGCATTCCTCGATGTCATTTCACCCTGCGTCACTTTTAACAACCACGACGGCTCGACCAAAAGCTACAAATATGCGAAGGAGATGGAAGAACTGCTGCACGAGGTGAGCTTCGTTCCATTCTTCGAGCCGATCACCGCCGACTACGAAGAGGGCACCGCAAGGATCGTCGAACTGCACGACGGTTCCCACATCACCCTGAGGAAGCTCGACCGGGATTTTGATCCCCGGAACAAAGCTGAGTCACTGCGCCTCCTCCTCGAAACGAGGGAAAGAAGCGAGTTCCTCACCGGGCTGCTTTACGTGGATCCGAAGAAGCCGGATTTCACTAAGCTCCTCGACTTGCCCGAGGAACCGCTGGCTCAACTGGCTTCGGATCGGGTGCGCCCCGCCCCCGCAGCCTTGGAAGAGATCATGGACTCCTTGCGGTAGGGCCTCCGTCTGACCTCAACTATTCATAAAGCCGAAGCGCGCGCCCGTGAAAAGCAACAAAATTGGATGCCGACCAAAACCGAAGGGTCAGCGTCTGTCAGCGTTCCCCCGCATCCAAAAGTGCATTTTGCCCGCACATTCCTGAATAAACCGGGCTAAAGGCTGCGATAGTTGCCGAAGTTGAGTTCGACGCCGTAGTCCTGCTCACGCAGCAGTGCCATGACCCGCTGCAGGTCGTCGCGTGTCGGGGACGAGACTCGGACCTGGTCGCCCTGAATTTCGGACTGAACCTTCCTGATTTTCTGTTCCTTGATAAACTTGACGATTGCCCG carries:
- a CDS encoding 2-oxoacid:ferredoxin oxidoreductase subunit beta yields the protein MPAEPESPKSKGNANRVGLLMQDYKGKDSTLCAGCGHDAITSQIIRSLFQYGVEPHRVIKLSGIGCSSKTPAYFLDRAHGFNAVHGRMPAVGTGAILANRTLIAIGVSGDGDTASIGTGQFVHLLRRNIPMVYIMENNGVYGLTKGQFSATADPGSTLKTGVVNDLPVIDCCALAVELGCGYVARSFAGDPKQLVALLEGALGHRGTAFLDVISPCVTFNNHDGSTKSYKYAKEMEELLHEVSFVPFFEPITADYEEGTARIVELHDGSHITLRKLDRDFDPRNKAESLRLLLETRERSEFLTGLLYVDPKKPDFTKLLDLPEEPLAQLASDRVRPAPAALEEIMDSLR